In Nasonia vitripennis strain AsymCx chromosome 2, Nvit_psr_1.1, whole genome shotgun sequence, a genomic segment contains:
- the LOC116738516 gene encoding LYR motif-containing protein 4B, which yields MACSRTAILELYRNLIKESKKWCSYNYREYALRKIRYEFQQNKSLQDPAKIDDCYKRGLESLDVLRRQVTIGNLYKTDKLVIEVNQK from the exons ATGGCGTGTAGTCGCACAGCAATTTTAGAGCTTTATCGGAATCTAATAAAAGAAAGTAAGAAGTGGTGCAGTTATAACTACAG AGAATACGCATTGCGGAAAATTCGATACGaatttcaacaaaataaaTCGCTGCAAGATCCAGCGAAAATCGACGATTGTTACAAAAGGGGATTGGAATCCCTCGATGTTTTAAGAAGACAAGTGACCATTGGAAATCTGTACAAAACCGATAAGCTTGTGATAGAGGTCAATCAGAAATAG
- the LOC100122022 gene encoding oxidative stress-induced growth inhibitor 1, translating into MQQVDERLSDVYKDVVVIGNGPSGICLSYLLAGNWPHYTGADHPGDEMLTARLRYSVATQTPTNNSPEANDSPESSCPAYKLQKRSSGPREKRQSDDPNHCLARFSKPENLETLATGLEGRNSGKPLSLLMDQLQHPCLDAGLDLPSLLDWKSQEEHEEHKVVDHVVLGKGPPGGAWHTLDPNVLTISLNRWMSLPGLDLRDWESNLSSQERKQKLPYFSEKTGNGTKSTRVPIGTVAAYYKDYVLKQGLEKYFRCGTVVTSVKPIPGVPNSAKEYGWLVQGYESETDQPFEYRCKRVVLATGTTDSSNRLGVSGEETYNWVTHDFKDFERKLDRFNSPLRTSLQINDQYDLEDLKPAIGPILIIGSGLSAADAIMAARLRGISVIHVFRNNPNKPDRKKSLDKLQWLPASMYPEYHKVYEMMGDRGRHYPLYKSLPDHVVVDFSVGADKYTRTKTRMVTLCTPQGRLVSYRVSFAAVFIGSKPDLSYLQNSGIGLGKTPDKPIDSRSNQIDVDVFTYQVKRAPRKGLYAVGPLAGDNFVRFILGGAFGIFANILNEPE; encoded by the exons ATGCAGCAAGTCGACGAGCGCCTCTCGGATGTTTACAAGGACGTCGTTGTAATAG GCAATGGCCCAAGCGGTATCTGCCTGTCCTACCTTCTGGCAGGAAACTGGCCACATTACACGGGAGCGGATCACCCTGGCGACGAGATGTTGACAGCCCGTCTTCGCTACAGCGTCGCCACGCAAACCCCCACGAACAACAGTCCCGAGGCGAACGACAGTCCAGAGTCGTCCTGTCCAGCCTATAAACTTCAGAAGAGGAGCAGTGGTCCCCGCGAGAAACGCCAGAGCGACGACCCCAATCACTGCTTGGCTCGATTCTCGAAACCGGAGAATCTGGAGACTCTTGCCACTGGTTTGGAGGGCAGGAACTCTGGGAAGCCCTTGTCGTTGCTGATGGACCAGCTGCAGCATCCTTGTCTCGATGCCGGACTGGATCTGCCTTCGTTGCTGGACTGGAAGAGTCAGGAGGAGCACGAGGAGCACAAAGTGGTGGACCATGTGGTGCTGGGCAAGGGACCGCCTGGCGGAGCTTGGCAT ACCTTAGATCCAAACGTCCTGACGATAAGTCTGAACCGATGGATGTCTCTGCCAGGTTTAGACCTCAGGGACTGGGAGTCGAATCTCAGTAGCcaggagagaaagcagaagCTTCCCTACTTCAGCGAAAAGACGGGAAACGGCACAAAGTCGACCAGGGTACCTATCGGTACCGTGGCCGCCTACTACAAAGATTACGTACTCAAGCAGGGGCTTGAAAAGTATTTTCGATG TGGCACAGTGGTGACATCGGTCAAACCCATTCCAGGTGTACCGAACAGTGCGAAGGAGTATGGATGGTTGGTTCAGGGTTACGAGAGCGAAACTGACCAGCCCTTCGAGTACAGGTGTAAGAGGGTGGTTCTAGCCACTGGTACCACCGACTCGTCGAACCGCCTTGGAGTTTCTGGGGAGGAGACCTACAACTGGGTCACTCACGACTTCAAGGACTTCGAGAGGAAGTTGGATCGGTTTAACAGTCCGCTAA GGACAAGCCTCCAAATCAATGACCAGTACGACTTGGAAGACCTAAAACCAGCTATCGGGCCGATCCTGATAATCGGCTCAGGCCTCAGTGCAGCGGACGCGATAATGGCAGCGCGTCTCAGAGGCATCTCGGTGATCCACGTCTTCAGGAACAACCCGAATAAGCCTGACAGGAAGAAGAGCCTTGACAAGCTCCAGTGGCTACCGGCATCCATGTACCCGGAATATCACAAGGTCTACGAGATGATGGGAGACAGGGGCCGACACTACCCGCTGTACAAGAGTCTACCTGATCACGTGGTTGTTGACTTCAGTGTTGGGGCGGACAAGTACACGAGGACGAAGACGAGGATGGTGACGCTTTGTACGCCTCAGGGAAGACTTGTCTCGTACAGGGTATCTTTTGCCGCTGTGTTCATTG GTTCAAAGCCAGATTTGTCCTATCTTCAAAACAGTGGCATCGGCCTGGGTAAGACACCCGATAAGCCGATAGACAGTCGTTCGAATCAGATCGACGTGGACGTCTTCACTTATCAGGTGAAACGAGCCCCTAGAAAAGGACTCTACGCTGTTGGACCCCTGGCCGGCGATAACTTCGTCCGCTTCATCCTCGGAGGAGCTTTCGGCATCTTCGCCAACATTCTCAACGAGCCCGAATga
- the LOC100122008 gene encoding syntaxin-16 yields MAARNLTEAFIIMRNNALQTKHIYAEQNLSDRMALVGPENVSSDGVELRGINLGNTAPPPWIDSLEETQYILSRLKTKVDSLIELQSKQLTRPTLDDNSQEERQMEQLTREIGRAFSSGFRQVQTIRSAAKHETKHAEKQLAVSAVMALSSALQELGLRYRSAQQDYLQKINSREERNRLFFDDEPFNMMNKTDYWLNESTSSEPTSSMWQGQQRQDHVLLQLDDVEQDIRIAVEREQEVENIVQSISELQNVFKELAVMVQDQGTVLDRIDYNMEQTQVQVQEGCQQLKKAESYKTSNRKMYFILILIGSIFSLIFFYVIFKS; encoded by the exons ATGGCAGCTAGAAACCTAACAGaagcttttattattatgcgAAACAATGCCTTACAAACAAAACATATATATGCAGAACAG AATTTATCGGATAGAATGGCCCTTGTCGGTCCAGAAAATGTAAGTTCAGATGGTGTGGAATTGAGAGGTATAAATTTGGGCAATACAGCTCCTCCGCCTTGGATAGATTCTTTAGAAGAAACACAATATATTCTCAGTCGCTTGAAGACTAAAGTAGATAGTTTAATAGAATTACAATCAAAACAACTTACCAGGCCTACATTAGATGACAACTCCCAA GAAGAACGCCAAATGGAACAGTTGACTCGTGAGATAGGTAGAGCATTTTCTAGTGGATTTAGACAAGTACAAACAATCAGATCAGCTGCTAAACATGAAACAAAGCATGCAGAGAAGCAGCTTGCAGTAAGTGCAGTAATGGCTCTGTCTTCTGCCTTGCAAGAATTAGGATTGCGCTATCGCTCAGCACAACAGGATTATTTACAAA aaataaactcaagagaagagagaaatagGCTATTTTTTGATGATGAACCATTTAACATGATGAATAAAACAGACTACTGGCTTAATGAATCCACGAGTAGTGAACCTACTTCAAGTATGTGGCAAGGACAACAGCGTCAAGATCATGTTCTCCTCCAGCTTGACGATGTGGAGCAAGATATTAGAATAGCAGTTGAAAGGGAACAGGAGgtagaaaatattgttcaaagtATTTCGGAGCTTCAAAATGTATTTAAG GAACTCGCGGTTATGGTGCAAGATCAAGGAACTGTTTTAGATAGAATTGATTATAACATGGAACAAACTCAAGTCCAAGTACAAGAAGGGTGCCAACAACTGAAAAAAGCAGAGTCATATAAGACAAGTAATCGTAAAATGTATTTCATTTTGATACTTATAGGATCAATCTTTtcattaatattcttttatgtcaTATTCAAATCTTAG
- the LOC100121975 gene encoding probable phenylalanine--tRNA ligase, mitochondrial, giving the protein MGIRVYRILLAAEKYKRKIICRTYSTAPEANKSLGSIELLGQKYPTDDWTNITPKIISKLGKNLHVTKNHPLSHVRQCIVNHFYRTYSNRVGNPLFSVYDNLRPIVTTAQNFDSLLVPPDHPSRKKSDCYFVNQETLLRAHTTAHQAELIAMGLDNFLVIGDVYRRDEIDSTHYPVFHQVDGVRLCTTEEVFQNVKDSNKLSIFEHRGVESADKQACHSLESVKIMEHDLKQALVGLAQSLFGKDIKYRWVDQYFPFTHPSWELEVFFNNNWLEVLGCGIIRQEILQKAGTVDRIGWAFGLGLERLAMCLYSIPDIRLFWSTDPGFLNQFITDDVNKAITYKPVSIYPQCYNDISFWLPQDTPYCSNDFYDLVREIGGDMVEQIMLIDEFVHPKTKKASHCYKIVYRHMEKVLSQEEVNQIHKQIEKAAAEQLNIVIR; this is encoded by the exons ATGGGAATACGAGT gtatCGTATTCTGCTAGCtgcagaaaaatataagagGAAAATAATCTGTAGAACGTATTCCACAGCCCCTGAAGCGAACAAGTCTTTGGGATCCATAGAACTGCTGGGACAAAAATATCCAACAGACGACTGGACTAATATAACTCCAAAAATCATTTCCAAATTGGGCAAGAACTTGCATGTGACCAAGAATCATCCTCTCTCACATGTCAGACAGTGCATCGTCAACCACTTTTACAGAACTTACAGCAATCGTGTAGGAAACCCTTTATTCAGTGTCTATGACAATTTGAGACCAATCGTCACCACTGCTCAAAATTTTGATTCGTTACTGGTGCCTCCAGATCATCCCAGTAGAAAAAAGAGCGACTGCTATTTTGTAAATCAGGAAACTTTGCTAAGAGCTCACACCACTGCTCACCAAGCTGAACTGATTGCAATGGGCCTGGATAACTTTCTAGTTATTGGTGATGTTTATCGAAGAGACGAAATTGACTCCACGCATTACCCAGTTTTCCACCAAGTTGATGGTGTGAGACTATGCACCACAGAAGAAGTCTTTCAAAATGTTAAGGATTCTAACAAGTTGAGTATTTTTGAGCACAGAGGTGTTGAAAGTGCTGATAAGCAAGCATGCCATTCCTTGGAGTCGGTTAAAATTATGGAACATGATTTGAAGCAGGCACTTGTTGGTTTGGCCCAATCACTATTTGGCAAag ATATCAAGTACCGATGGGTAGATCAGTACTTTCCCTTTACTCATCCATCTTGGGAACTAgaagtttttttcaataacaatTGGCTAGAGGTACTTGGCTGTGGAATAATTCGTCAAGAAATTTTACAGAAGGCCGGTACTGTGGATAGGATTGGATGGGCTTTTGGTCTAGGTCTTGAGAGGCTTGCCATGTGTTTGTATTCTATTCCTGACATAAGACTATTTTGGAGCACTGATCCTGGTTTCTTAAATCAATTCATTACTGACGATGTCAATAAAGCAATTACATACAAG CCTGTGAGTATCTATCCACAGTGCTACAATGACATCAGCTTTTGGCTACCTCAAGATACTCCATACTGTTCAAATGACTTTTATGATCTTGTTAGAGAAATTGGAGGAGACATGGTTGAGCAAATCATGTTGATTGATGAATTTGTTCACCCAAAGACAAAAAAGGcttcccattgttacaaaattGTATATAGACATATGGAGAAGGTTCTCAGTCAAGAAGAGGTAAATCAAATTCACAAGCAAATAGAAAAAGCAGCTGCAGAACAGCTAAATATAGTGATTCGGTAA